From Saccharomyces kudriavzevii IFO 1802 strain IFO1802 genome assembly, chromosome: 11:
AAGACTTTACTCTGAGATAAATGGTGAACCTCTGCAAGATTATACTTTGGGTAAACCGACAAAGTTAACTTATGATTTTGCGCATCACGTTCTCATTGATTGGGAAAAAAGATTGAGCGGAAAGATAGCTCAATCTGTTAATCGGAAACTACCTCTTTTAGGCATTAAACCTTCATCTTCACCGTTCCACTCGGTTTTCATGGTAGGCGATAACCCTGCAAGTGATATCATTGGTGCTCAGAATTATGGCTGGAATAGTTGTTTAGTAAAGACAGGTGTTTATAAGGATGGTGACGACTTAAAAGAATGTAAACCTACGATGATTGTGGATGATGTGTATAAGGCTGTTACTAAAACACTGGAAGAATACGCATAAAAAGTTGCTATGAGATACCCTTCTTTACTTGTGAATATGCGTTACTGTGATGGATTTGATGGTAGTGTAAAATTGCTTTTACgagatatatatatatgcgaTATACACAATGAGTTAAATAATAAGTCAGAACGATTGATAGGCActaaaaatggtaaatacatgatttttcaacctaaagaaagaaaaaaaatactgcaAGCTCTTTCAAGCAAGACAGTCATCTATCCAAGTCGCTTAACCTATACATTTGCGAAAAAACTCTTCCACCTGGGCAGACGATTTAACACAATTTTTCCAGAGAATGTCCCCCTACAAGTCATCTGAAATACTATCCAAATTAATAGGCTGGCCGGGCTTGAAAGCAGGAAGACCTAAATAAGGACAGCCACTACACCTAAATGCATCCCCTAGTGAACAGGATCCACAGCCACCGACTTTCTTCCCATCGATAGTAAAATCGATCTCGGTTAGCTCATTCTCGGAAAACTTTACGACTTTATCCTGTTGAGATCTTAGATCATTtatttccctttcttcttgttctttcaTACCACAAGTGCAATCCTTacaagctttttttttctttgtcttgGATTTACCACATGTAATCATAGTAATCATTGGCTTACTGGAATCATCCTCATCGATTaagtcttcttcttcaatggaGTCGTTGTCGACATCCACTTGGTCAAAATACTGAGCCTTGGACGAATCACTAGAGACGTCATCATCGCTATCCTCGATTAGGTCATCTACGACTTTATAGACTCTTGGTTCAGAAGCCATTTTGAAGTTAGGCACCTCGGATTCGTCTGCTCTCTTGATGGTAGGCAGTCTGGTATCCTCTGCTTTCTTGAATGAGGGTAATTTAGAAGTTAAAGCATTAGCTTTCTTGAAAGTTGGCAATTTGGTGCTACCATTCTGCAGTTTGGTGCTGCAgggttttttcttatccTTCAACGGTATTGAAACAGTTTGAGTAAGATtggaaaaatcttttttaACCCAACGGTACTCCGGCTTATTTACTATTTCAAAGCCATTAATCAATGCGTCTACTTTATAAGTGTCACTCAAACCCATTAATGAACCATTTAGTTTCAATGAGTCAGCCAGGATAGAGATCAACTTCTTGGGAAACTTGATATCCGTGACTGCTTCAGGCGTCAGGTATTGAATAACTTCATATTTGGATTTCTCCAGATTTATGGATCCATCATTCAGTTTATTGATTAAGAACTGGTCTACAAACTTGACTTCCTTGGAGGCGGCAtgatttttggtattttcCACCAACTCTGGCGTCGTAGTCACAGATGGATGTATCAGAAGGAGACCCGATTTGTAATGCGACATCGATGTTTTCGTTTGATGGGAAATATGCTGAGATATAATGCAATGGAAGATCTTTGTTTGGTGTTGGTTTTAATATGTGATGAGAATAAATGATTACTAatcatttcatttttttatagtttttttctttttctagAAACTTCGGAATAGTATCGGACTTATTCCGGTACCGGTATCTGTCAAACAAGctgagaaaaaatacacaATTTTATTAGTTAATTAATGAATTCGTAAATTAATGAATAAATAGCTGTTTATGTGTGTGTGAAGATCTACACACATTCAATATGGCCCTTACATACCTGCTTCAAGGCATaaaggataaaaaaatcatgaCATTTTGTGTATATGCTGGGTGGAGTTGCCtgatgattttctttctagAAATCGCAAAACACAAAGATGTTGAATGTAATTGCAATTCATAGATTATTTATTAATGCTTATCTACTATACCTGGAGTTTCTACTTCGTCCTCGTCATCATCctcgtcatcgtcatcatcctcGTCctcgtcgtcatcgtcatcgtcatcgtcgtcgtcatcgtcgtTGTTGTTTTCGTTCTTGTTATCTTCCgtctcttcttcttcctcttcttcgtcatcttcatcctcgtcttcttcgtcttcttcttcgttatCCTTTGGATACCCACCCAATTTCATGACGATCTTGTTTACAATCTCGTTCCAGTCCATCATACCACCAAGACCGATGTCACCATTTATATCCATTACTTTTTCGGAAGGTTTGAAAACAGTGACCCAAGAcatttcctcttttatGGTTTGTAATTGTTTCTTTGTCATCATCGAATTAAAAGTGCTACTCACCATGGAGGGCGCCAAAAGAATTGGGTAACTTGGGTTCCAAGCTCTGATGACACTCGTTAGGAGATTATCGCACAGTCCCAAAGCAATCTTCGATAGTGTGTTTGCAGTGAGTGGGGCCACAACTAATATATCCGCCCAACGACGTAGCTCTATATGAAGGACGGGGTCAGTCCGTTGTTTCCATGCGTCCCATTCATCTTGATCTGTCCAGAGCTGAATATGCGGAGGTAGCTCCACCACTTGAGCCATGTTACATTGGCCCGGCGTTGGTGTTACCGGAGTTGTTGGAGTGGAATCATATTGTGAAAGTTTATTTAGTTTTTCTGAAGacttgataatttttttggtatatCTTTGTTCGAAAAACTGTGTTGCTGATTGTGTTAGGATAACTTGAATGCTTATTCTATCACGACcatatatttcttctaattttttAATCATTGGTTTGATCTTGAATACCGACAACGAACCTGTGGCGCCAAATAGTACGTGCAATTTCCCATCATCTTGCGGTAACCTGGGGTCCAAATTTTTAGAATTTTCCCTTTTAGGAATGATGGAGGGTATGGCCGATTGCTTTACTGATGTATCCTCTGAAGCAGACCTTGAATTAAGTTGGATTAAAAGATTGTCGGCCTCATCGTGTGAATCCTCCTTTCGCAGTGTAACACTGGTGGGAACCTTAGCAGCGACTTTATCGTTTTCCTTGTTTACTGGAGTCGATGAGGCCATAATATTGCCAGGCTTGATCGAATCGACTATTTTGAGCCTACCGTTCCCCTTAGGAACAAAATCCTTCATCTCATTGACAAGCGGAGAGCCTGATATTTGCGCCGGTCTTGGAGTAGTGATGTTATTCGGTATTGCTGCAGGATTCCCGGCAACAGAATTAGAAGTAATTGTTAAAGTGCTGTTTGGgactttattcttttccgattcatttttcagttgAGCCAGACTATCATGCTTTTGTTGCTGCTTCAGATCACTAAAAGTGACGGCGGGAACCCTTTTCAAGCCAGGCTCCGGCGTATTGCTCACCACCGCGCCCGAAGTTCCTGTAACATTCATGATAGATTTCGTAGTATTACCAGTAGCATTTGACAGGGTAGGACTCACTGATTGTCTTCCCGAAACGGGGGAGTTCATTACAGAGTCCTTCCCCTTTGCATCCTCACGGTCCAACACAATCTCCTTCTTTCCACGGGAAAACCTTGGACACTCTATGGGTTGGTTGTGATCTGATTCATGCTTCCCGTTAGTAGAGGCGACGGCAGTCATTGCGGTTTGCTTCTAAAGTCTTTGTTCTTGCctattatttttccttgactaatatttctttatatttTATCCCGGAATATAAAGCGCTGTGAGAACGAAGAGGACCTAGTTCAAAAATGGTCTTTCCAAATGTAACTGAACGGCAGTAATGGGTGGGCAGTCCAGGTGAGGGAGTGATCCGAAAGTGTTCCTTGACTTCTCCTCCTGTGAGATTGCCTCCCAGAGAAGCATCGAtgccattttttgcaagagaaaaagttgCGTGTGTCATTACTTACGAGCACATGGGTTGGGTTATATAACGACTTCAAGGAATTACTTGGACTCATGCTGAGAGCAGGCAGAGCAGGCAGGGAACCTATGGGTTTATCATGGTCCAAGCAAGTGAATATAGTAACCGCGTGAATCGTAGAACTGAGAAATGGTAAACGGACCGTTCGGACAGTTGGTGCAGGATAAAGTTAAAAGATCTATAAATCGAAACTAACTTTTAGTTTACTCTTCATAGGGAATTTTTGGGTAATTACATTGAAAATAACTGTGACTCCCTGAACTTGctattatattgaacatatttaacGTATCCAATCGGCGTGCGTTGTAGGGTATAAGAAGATCTTTTATGCTTACTACAAGCTGACCGATGACTATGAACTTTTCAGGAATCGACAGGCAATCAGTATATCAAGCGAGGAATGTGCATACTAAAGGAAACTAGCGCGGTCCAAAATATTGTGGTAAAGAGGgttaaaatttcaagaatggTCAGTAGTTTTCATACTGAATAGACCGCACTCCCATTTAGtcactttcattttcaacatcTCGAATGTGGTTTTTATATGCAAACATACAACAGAGGTAAGTATTGCTTAGTGAACGTGCCCCGTAAGAGTTAATATGCTGCAAAAGAATCACATATTGGTGGTCGTGAAACTGGGGGGGACTGCTTGAGATTTTATATAGTCATCAATAtaatttctctttctcGAAGAACTCATCCTTGTTAGCTCAGTTGGTAGAGCGTTCGGCTTTTAAGCGTATTCGCTTAGGCAAGGATACC
This genomic window contains:
- the DRE2 gene encoding electron carrier DRE2 (similar to Saccharomyces cerevisiae DRE2 (YKR071C); ancestral locus Anc_5.654) yields the protein MSHYKSGLLLIHPSVTTTPELVENTKNHAASKEVKFVDQFLINKLNDGSINLEKSKYEVIQYLTPEAVTDIKFPKKLISILADSLKLNGSLMGLSDTYKVDALINGFEIVNKPEYRWVKKDFSNLTQTVSIPLKDKKKPCSTKLQNGSTKLPTFKKANALTSKLPSFKKAEDTRLPTIKRADESEVPNFKMASEPRVYKVVDDLIEDSDDDVSSDSSKAQYFDQVDVDNDSIEEEDLIDEDDSSKPMITMITCGKSKTKKKKACKDCTCGMKEQEEREINDLRSQQDKVVKFSENELTEIDFTIDGKKVGGCGSCSLGDAFRCSGCPYLGLPAFKPGQPINLDSISDDL
- the SKDI11G2810 gene encoding uncharacterized protein (similar to Saccharomyces cerevisiae YKR073C), translated to MSPSNSLKSLYNPTHVLVSNDTRNFFSCKKWHRCFSGRQSHRRRSQGTLSDHSLTWTAHPLLPFSYIWKDHF
- the SIS2 gene encoding phosphopantothenoylcysteine decarboxylase complex subunit SIS2 (similar to Saccharomyces cerevisiae SIS2 (YKR072C) and VHS3 (YOR054C); ancestral locus Anc_5.655), with the translated sequence MTAVASTNGKHESDHNQPIECPRFSRGKKEIVLDREDAKGKDSVMNSPVSGRQSVSPTLSNATGNTTKSIMNVTGTSGAVVSNTPEPGLKRVPAVTFSDLKQQQKHDSLAQLKNESEKNKVPNSTLTITSNSVAGNPAAIPNNITTPRPAQISGSPLVNEMKDFVPKGNGRLKIVDSIKPGNIMASSTPVNKENDKVAAKVPTSVTLRKEDSHDEADNLLIQLNSRSASEDTSVKQSAIPSIIPKRENSKNLDPRLPQDDGKLHVLFGATGSLSVFKIKPMIKKLEEIYGRDRISIQVILTQSATQFFEQRYTKKIIKSSEKLNKLSQYDSTPTTPVTPTPGQCNMAQVVELPPHIQLWTDQDEWDAWKQRTDPVLHIELRRWADILVVAPLTANTLSKIALGLCDNLLTSVIRAWNPSYPILLAPSMVSSTFNSMMTKKQLQTIKEEMSWVTVFKPSEKVMDINGDIGLGGMMDWNEIVNKIVMKLGGYPKDNEEEDEEDEDEDDEEEEEEETEDNKNENNNDDDDDDDDDDDDEDEDDDDDEDDDEDEVETPGIVDKH